In Candidatus Methylomirabilota bacterium, a genomic segment contains:
- a CDS encoding type II secretion system protein GspJ, with product MRARRPAGFTLVEVLLALSIGAALLVVVFGGVRAGLAAWSRGEARAMALEHDRSLEQLLSQTIAGAFPYRGNAARVGASGLLFDGRPDRLTLVTVAPPIPASIPIAFTAVHVSRDEGGLAVRQLALPNPEPVDQTAAVLVDSSVVALRFRYLDKEDETWSDRWEMGVGRENGLPRAVEIRLTTAVGGRLVEHLPLVVSIRALTP from the coding sequence ATGAGAGCCCGGCGCCCTGCGGGATTCACGCTCGTCGAGGTGCTGCTCGCCCTCAGCATCGGGGCGGCCTTGCTGGTGGTGGTGTTTGGGGGTGTCCGGGCCGGGCTGGCCGCGTGGAGCCGCGGCGAGGCCCGCGCGATGGCCCTCGAGCACGATCGCAGCCTGGAGCAGCTGCTCTCGCAGACGATCGCGGGCGCGTTTCCCTACCGCGGCAACGCCGCCCGGGTCGGCGCTTCCGGGCTTCTTTTCGACGGCCGGCCCGATCGCCTGACGCTCGTCACCGTCGCCCCGCCCATTCCCGCGTCGATTCCCATCGCGTTCACGGCGGTCCACGTCTCCCGCGACGAGGGGGGCCTGGCGGTGCGTCAGCTCGCACTGCCCAACCCCGAGCCGGTGGACCAAACGGCGGCCGTCCTCGTGGACTCCAGCGTGGTGGCGCTGCGCTTCCGCTACCTCGACAAGGAGGACGAGACCTGGAGTGACCGGTGGGAGATGGGCGTGGGCCGAGAGAACGGCCTACCGCGCGCCGTGGAAATCCGATTGACGACGGCGGTCGGCGGGCGCCTCGTGGAGCATCTTCCGCTCGTGGTCTCAATCCGGGCCCTCACCCCATGA